TCGGCTTGTCCTTTCATAACGGCCAGCAAGTGCTCGATTTCACCAACGATGTCATCGGCGCTTTCGTCTGTTTGCTGACCCCCTTCAATAAGAGAGATCTGAGCTTTTAAAAAGTCACTGGACTTAAACATCAGATTAAATAACCGTTGGCTGTATTGCTCTTCTACTGCACCGTTTTCACGTATGACAAAAAACATATCTTCTATTCTGTGAGCAACAGTCATTAAAGAATTGAACTGCATCATGGCAGAGGAACCCTTGATTGTGTGCATGATTCTAAAAATTTCATTAATCTGGTCTGCTGAAAAACAATCGGCGTTTTCCGCATCCATTAGCAGTTCATCCAACTGCTCCAAAAGAGTATTTGTTTCAAACAAATACATGTCTAACATATTGTCTAAACCATTATCCATAACATGAACACCACCTTCAATAGATGCTAAATTTGCATAAACTTATATACTTTATATATTAACACAGTATTTTTAAATTAGAAACAGAAATTTGTCAAAATATGAAAGAAAAAAAGGCGTACATTAAGGCATTTGTAAGTATTTTGGGTATAAAGAGATAAGGTTTTAGGTGACGGAGCACTTCTCATGAGAACCAGTTAAAATAAAGGAGGGATTGATTGAAAAAACACCATTAAAAATATTTTTGGTCCAAGGGGAATTTTTTCTAATAAATATTAAGAAAAAGCCTTTTCTGTCGAAATATAAAACAGCGATATTACTATATACTGAAAGGGGCGCAAGATATGAAAAGAATTTTGACGATATGGCTGTGCGGCGTGCTTGTATGCATCGGTGCGTACTTCACCACGGGCGAAAGCTACGCGGCCCACTGGGCAGACCAATATCTGAACAATTTAGTCTCACAGCAGGTCATGCGTGGAGATGAAAATGGCAACTTGTATCCAAATGACTCTATCACCAGAGCGGAATTCGTGGCTATGGTAAACCGGGCGTTTGGATATAGTCAGAGAGGAAGCATGCCATTTAATGACGTAGCCCAGGAGGCCTGGTACTATGATGACATCAGTGTAGCTAAGAAGCAGGGCTACTTTACAGGCATTTACCCAGATACGGCGGGACCGGACACCCCTTTAAAGAGGGAAGAAGCCGTAACTCTGCTCTGCCGCGCCCTGAAAATAGAGGGGGTTCCCTTTGATTCTCTTCAGTTTGCGGACAGCAGAAATTTCAGCAGCTGGAGTAAGGATTACATCAATGCTGCCGTGGGAAAGCGGTTTTTGACGGGTTATCCGGACAACACCTTTAAACCAGCAGACTATATGACCAGGGGAGAAATGGCCAAGGTTTTGTCTGAAGTGGCAGGTGAAATTGTCAAAGAAAAAGGTGCCAATTATATCGGCTACGCCAACGGAAACGTCTCCGTGGTAGAGACGGGCGCTAATTTGAGGAATACTATTGTTCCTGGGGATTTATACATAACAGCTGGTATGGGCACGGGTTTCACAGAACTGGAAAACCTGACCGTAGGTGGTGACCTAATTATCAGCGGGACGGGAAATGCCCAGAGCGGGCAGGTCAGCGTTGTTTTGGTTGACTGCGATATCAATCATCTGGTTATTGATTCCAGTGATTCGAAGGTCCCTATGAGCGTTCGGGCGGAGGGCGGCAGCGTCATTCACACGACTACGGTGAAAAGTAGTGCTTATCTGGAAGAGGATGGTTCCAGCACGGCCTTTGAAGATGTAGTGCTCAATGGACCTAGCGGCACCACATTGAATCTGTCAGGAGATTTTGAAAATGTGATGGTAAAGGCTCCAGACAACAAGATTAGTGTAGATAAGGGCTCGGTAGATTCTTTGACAGTGGATGAGGATGCGGTTAAAGGATCGGTGTTCATTCAGAAGAATGCTATCGTCAATTCCCTATTTTGCGATACAGCTACGACGGTGACAGGCACTGGCGAGATTGATGAAGTGTCTATCTCAGCTAATGGAACCAATATTTCCATGCTGCCGGAGCACATCTATATCCGCCCTGGTGTAACTGCTGTCATCAACGGACAGACTATGACCAGCGTGGATGCGGAAGCCAGCAATGCCAGTCCGGAATTCATGGACGATTACCCAAAATATGAGGAATTGAAAGCCACCAGTGTTAAGCTGCTGGCGAAGACAAATAAGCCCGGCAAGGTATATTGGGCTGTCAAGAACACCGATTTGATTCAGTCAGGTATGTCTGAAGAGGATGTTATGACTCCAGATTCCCGTTATGTAGTGAAGTCTGGAAATGTCAGCGTGGTGGGCGAAAAAGAAGTGACTATCAACGTGACAGGCCTGATTAGCGGTGTTCATTACGAATATTACATGGTCTTTGAGGACTTTAAAGAAGACACGACCAATGTAGAAGACGAACCCTTTACCACGGTAGACGTGGTTGCACCGACATTTTTAAATGGTACACCGAAGGTTCAGACTGCATCAAAGGACAAGTTTGCTATGGTGGTTATGCCTTCTAAGAATGTAAAACTTCATTGGGCTGTGCTGCCGAGCAAGTCGGTTCCGCCTACGGCAGAATCCTTGGCGGAGATGAAAGTCTCTGGCGCCTTGGGTCTAGGGACGGAATATGGACTGGGAATGAATGACCAGAAGGAAGTCATTGTGCAAGGTACGGGCGAAAAGGTTTTAGATGAAAGCGTTACCTACGATATATATATGGTTTTAGAGGATGAAAGCGAGAACTTGTCTCGGCTGGCTAAAGTAACGGCTGCCACCTCAGACGAGACGCCTCCGGCCTTTATGAGTGGTTATCCGTGGAATGCGCCAAGTTCGGCTACGGCCTTGAACATTCGTCATATGTCCACGGAGGCAGGTACGTTGTATTGGGCAGCCTATACTTTTGATTCGCCATTCCCACCGGTAGATGACTACGAGTCCATCACGGACGGAGCGATTCAAAAAGAACTGAAAATACGGGCTATCACGACCGGACAGAAAGCAGAGAAGAGCGGCAAAGTAACTGTAGCAGAAAAGACCGATGCCAACTTGAGTATTTCCGGGTTGGGCAAGGAAACCCCATATGATGTATATTTTGTGCTCATGGATAAGGCCGGAAATTACTCAGAGCCTGCGGCATTGCTGGGACTGAAAACCCTAGATAAAACGGCGCCAGTAGGCACTATGGAGTTTGATAAGGTGCTGGAAGGAAATCCAATGGTCAGCTCCAATATCAGCGTGGCTTTTAACGAGATTGTTTATTACGATGGCACGGAAAAAGATATTCGTTTAACTCAGGTTCCGGCAGAACAGAAAGCCACGATTTTGGCAAGTATGTTCTCGGTTCACGATCTTCTGTCAGTTTCTAAGCCGGATTATATTACTGGTATTGATTATACAAAAGTGCAGGTAGGTGAGAAAAATGGCAAGACTGTGGTCACCTTCCCTCCGGAAGCTTTTGGCGGTGGCGCCGGATTGAACAGCGGCGGACATTATCAATTTGAACTGAATAACGTGGTGGATTCTGATGGAAACGCCATGAGTCAGGCTACGTTGCTGTCAGCCTTTAAGGTGGTGGCCCCTCAGGTCTACATGACCAGATACAATGGCACGGAGATTTTAAAAGACAATGAAATTGGCTTTAGCTTAAAGAAAGCTGATGGCATCAATAGTGACAAACGTTTTGATGTAATTATTCAAGCGGATCAGACCATCACATTTGATTTGTATATTGACAACGGCGGTACGCCATCCGCTGTACCATATGCTTCTGGTCTGCGATTAGAAGCAGGTCAGGCTAGAAGCATAGCAGCTATGCAGCCAACGTGGGGCTATGAACAATTCATGAATGTAAGCAACAAGAATTATCGGTTAAATATTACCAGCTTTAAAGGGATGGAGGCTGGCAGGCTGACCTCTTGGAATGGTACGTTGAATATTTCTGCTATGGCGGTCATTGGAGAACCTCACAATCTAACCAACTTGGGTACGGACATCCTGAACAAGAGTAACCCGTTGGATATTGTCAAGAAAAACGCAGACACACTCATTGTCAGCAATCCGGAAGTATTTACAGTAAAACGGGTTTATGCAGATACGGCTCAGCCGAAACTCATAGGTGATATTCAGTATGATGTTTATGACACGGCGGTGAATATTGTCACCATGACGGACAAAGCTGCAAAGATGTACTACGTTATCGTACCGACAGCCACGGTCAATGGTAAGGTGCCGCCGACGGTAGATCAAGTCCTTAACGGATTGCCATCTTACATCAACAGCAAGTCTGGCACGATCAACATGGCTGACGGACAGATTCAGTATGAAAAGCTGGTAGATGGGCTTATACCGAACACTGGATATAAATTTTTCTACGTGCTGAAGGGTATTTTCTCTGATAACCTGGAGGTTGTTAATGCCCAGTTCACTTCACCGGGCTATATCTATGCAGATGACTTCAAGACTTCCCCTGAGATTACCCCGGAACTCACAGAAGGGCCATATCCGACAGGGATTTCCACAGAGAAGACGGCAGAGATGGGCGGAGTGGCTAACACAGCTGTAAAGGTATACTGGGTTATGTACACAGGTGGTACCTATACAGATAAGGATGGAAAGACCGCTCTAACACCAGAGCAGGTAATCCGACTGAGCAATTCCGATGGTACAGTAGTAGATTCTGGAAATTTTTCAGCGATGAAGGCTACACCATTTACCTTTATTGCCAAGAATATGGAAGCGACGAAGACTTATGACGTCTTTGTAGCCCTTCAGAGTGAATATTCGGGGATGATATCTGATAAGGTATATGTATATAAGAATGTGCGGTCTAAGGATACCGTGCCACCGTATATCTTTGAAAATCCGAAGACTACCATTATCAAAGTAAAATCAGAGACGGATCCTAGCAGCGGCGTTAAGGTCAACACCTTTGCCGGCACCATAACGGTTCGATTCAGTGAACCATTGTACTTCAAGAATGCTTTGGCTGGTGATGTCATGGAGCCGCTGACGGCAGAACGGCTGGTAAACGGACGGCAGCCGCTGCCGACCGCAGATGGAGGCTTGTTTATGTATGACAGGACCAACATGGCTGTGCTGGCTGACATCTATTCCACCGAAGACGGCGATGTGTCGGGCAAGAAGCCGATTACTGCTATCAGTTTTGAGTTCAGCGGAGTGCAGGATGGCAGTACTATCGCCATTAATGCTGAAATTTATGATAGAGGTGGCTGGCGTGCAGGACAGTTCGTTATGGAATTTGTAGAAAATACGACGGTGGAGAAGGGCGAAACCGTACCAGATCTAAAGAAGTCTTATTTTGTACCAAGGTTCGTACAATAAAGAATAAAATAAAAGTTACCTTAAGGGACCCCATCACGGAAAGTTTTTTCGAGATGGGGTCCTTTGCATTTCGGAGGCCTTTGCTTTTTTTGTCAAATATTATTGTTAAAGCTTGAAAAAAAATGTATAATGAAGAAAACTATTAGTAGAAGATATACGAATGTAAAAAGCTTGAAAATATAGAAATATATTCGCGGAAAGGAAAGTGATATGAGCTGGATTGATAACAACAATATTTTACTATCCCAGAAGAGCTTAGATTACCTATGGGAGAAACAGCGGATTATCTCAGAGAACATCGCTAACAATGATACTCCGGGCTACAAGGCCAAGATGATTTCCTTTGAGGATGAGTTAAACAGCAATTTGAACACTTTTGCAAATCGCCTCAATCCCAAGCGGGAAGATATCCGTCAGGCTATCTTGGAATCCAAGATGAGAGTCGATGTCAGCTCAGAAGAGAGCAGCCGGCTGGATGGTAATAACGTCAACGTGGACGTAGAAGAGATTGAACTGGCCAGAGCAGAGCTTCAGTATCAGTATCAAATATACCAGATTAATGACCAGTTCAGCAGAATCAGATCAGCCATCGGCAAATAATCGAAGGCTGATATCTTTTCATATGGGAAACCACAAAAAAATAAAGGAAAAGGCAAGAGAGAAAATTGACAAGAAAAAAAGACAAGAGTAAAAGA
The genomic region above belongs to Aminipila butyrica and contains:
- a CDS encoding S-layer homology domain-containing protein: MKRILTIWLCGVLVCIGAYFTTGESYAAHWADQYLNNLVSQQVMRGDENGNLYPNDSITRAEFVAMVNRAFGYSQRGSMPFNDVAQEAWYYDDISVAKKQGYFTGIYPDTAGPDTPLKREEAVTLLCRALKIEGVPFDSLQFADSRNFSSWSKDYINAAVGKRFLTGYPDNTFKPADYMTRGEMAKVLSEVAGEIVKEKGANYIGYANGNVSVVETGANLRNTIVPGDLYITAGMGTGFTELENLTVGGDLIISGTGNAQSGQVSVVLVDCDINHLVIDSSDSKVPMSVRAEGGSVIHTTTVKSSAYLEEDGSSTAFEDVVLNGPSGTTLNLSGDFENVMVKAPDNKISVDKGSVDSLTVDEDAVKGSVFIQKNAIVNSLFCDTATTVTGTGEIDEVSISANGTNISMLPEHIYIRPGVTAVINGQTMTSVDAEASNASPEFMDDYPKYEELKATSVKLLAKTNKPGKVYWAVKNTDLIQSGMSEEDVMTPDSRYVVKSGNVSVVGEKEVTINVTGLISGVHYEYYMVFEDFKEDTTNVEDEPFTTVDVVAPTFLNGTPKVQTASKDKFAMVVMPSKNVKLHWAVLPSKSVPPTAESLAEMKVSGALGLGTEYGLGMNDQKEVIVQGTGEKVLDESVTYDIYMVLEDESENLSRLAKVTAATSDETPPAFMSGYPWNAPSSATALNIRHMSTEAGTLYWAAYTFDSPFPPVDDYESITDGAIQKELKIRAITTGQKAEKSGKVTVAEKTDANLSISGLGKETPYDVYFVLMDKAGNYSEPAALLGLKTLDKTAPVGTMEFDKVLEGNPMVSSNISVAFNEIVYYDGTEKDIRLTQVPAEQKATILASMFSVHDLLSVSKPDYITGIDYTKVQVGEKNGKTVVTFPPEAFGGGAGLNSGGHYQFELNNVVDSDGNAMSQATLLSAFKVVAPQVYMTRYNGTEILKDNEIGFSLKKADGINSDKRFDVIIQADQTITFDLYIDNGGTPSAVPYASGLRLEAGQARSIAAMQPTWGYEQFMNVSNKNYRLNITSFKGMEAGRLTSWNGTLNISAMAVIGEPHNLTNLGTDILNKSNPLDIVKKNADTLIVSNPEVFTVKRVYADTAQPKLIGDIQYDVYDTAVNIVTMTDKAAKMYYVIVPTATVNGKVPPTVDQVLNGLPSYINSKSGTINMADGQIQYEKLVDGLIPNTGYKFFYVLKGIFSDNLEVVNAQFTSPGYIYADDFKTSPEITPELTEGPYPTGISTEKTAEMGGVANTAVKVYWVMYTGGTYTDKDGKTALTPEQVIRLSNSDGTVVDSGNFSAMKATPFTFIAKNMEATKTYDVFVALQSEYSGMISDKVYVYKNVRSKDTVPPYIFENPKTTIIKVKSETDPSSGVKVNTFAGTITVRFSEPLYFKNALAGDVMEPLTAERLVNGRQPLPTADGGLFMYDRTNMAVLADIYSTEDGDVSGKKPITAISFEFSGVQDGSTIAINAEIYDRGGWRAGQFVMEFVENTTVEKGETVPDLKKSYFVPRFVQ
- the flgB gene encoding flagellar basal body rod protein FlgB yields the protein MSWIDNNNILLSQKSLDYLWEKQRIISENIANNDTPGYKAKMISFEDELNSNLNTFANRLNPKREDIRQAILESKMRVDVSSEESSRLDGNNVNVDVEEIELARAELQYQYQIYQINDQFSRIRSAIGK